From Halobacterium sp. R2-5, the proteins below share one genomic window:
- the gatB gene encoding Asp-tRNA(Asn)/Glu-tRNA(Gln) amidotransferase subunit GatB: protein MSTQAASQDLAAIIGLEVHVQLETDTKIFCGCSTETGDAEPNTHTCPVCLGLPGALPVLNEGAVEAAVKLGKAIDADIPERTRFHRKNYFYPDLPKGFQITQYDAPICQDGELDVTVGDDRRTIGIERAHLEEDPGSLQHVGGSIDTADYTLVDYNRAGTPLMEIVTRPDFRSAGETRAFLAKLTDVLEYLGIFDAERDGSLRVDANISMVDAEELEGGVDDEVLEAANRTEVKNISSHKAAEKALSYEITRQRNQIQRGREVEQETRHWDESRGITVSMRSKEEEKDYRYFREADIPPLEVSDWKDEIPIPELPDARRERFREEYDLGAETASKLTSRKAVADLFEELADEYDAGLAATWVADNVLGELNYRGMEVSDVEDRIGEFARLVELVAEDEITAKNAEEVVLREMLDEGREPDAVVDEEGLGKTTGGEVEAAVAEAIEENPDAVEDYHEGEGGALNFLVGQVMGKTGGSADPGQVNELLREQLE, encoded by the coding sequence ATGAGTACGCAGGCCGCCTCACAGGACCTCGCGGCGATCATCGGGCTGGAGGTCCACGTGCAACTGGAGACGGACACCAAGATCTTCTGCGGGTGTTCGACCGAGACGGGGGACGCGGAGCCGAACACGCACACGTGTCCGGTCTGTCTCGGGCTGCCGGGCGCGCTCCCCGTGCTGAACGAGGGCGCCGTCGAGGCCGCCGTCAAGCTCGGGAAGGCCATCGACGCGGACATCCCCGAGCGCACGCGCTTCCACCGGAAGAACTACTTCTACCCCGACCTCCCGAAGGGCTTCCAGATCACGCAGTACGACGCGCCCATCTGCCAGGACGGCGAACTCGACGTGACCGTCGGCGACGACCGGCGCACCATCGGCATCGAGCGCGCGCACCTCGAGGAGGACCCGGGGAGCCTCCAGCACGTCGGCGGCAGCATCGACACGGCGGACTACACGCTCGTGGACTACAACCGCGCGGGGACGCCGCTGATGGAGATCGTCACGCGGCCGGACTTCCGGAGCGCGGGCGAGACGCGGGCGTTCCTCGCGAAGCTCACGGACGTCCTCGAGTACCTCGGCATCTTCGACGCGGAGCGCGACGGCAGCCTGCGCGTGGACGCCAACATCTCGATGGTCGACGCCGAGGAGCTGGAGGGCGGCGTCGACGACGAGGTCCTCGAAGCCGCGAACCGCACCGAGGTGAAGAACATCTCCAGCCACAAGGCCGCCGAGAAGGCCCTCTCCTACGAGATTACGCGCCAGCGCAACCAGATTCAGCGCGGCCGCGAGGTCGAACAGGAGACCCGCCACTGGGACGAGTCCCGGGGCATCACGGTGTCGATGCGCTCGAAGGAGGAGGAGAAGGACTACCGCTACTTCCGGGAGGCCGACATCCCGCCGCTGGAGGTCTCGGACTGGAAGGACGAGATTCCGATTCCGGAGCTCCCGGACGCGCGCCGCGAGCGCTTCCGCGAGGAGTACGACCTCGGCGCGGAGACCGCCTCCAAACTCACTTCGCGGAAGGCCGTCGCGGACCTCTTCGAGGAGCTCGCCGACGAGTACGACGCGGGCCTGGCGGCCACGTGGGTCGCGGACAACGTCCTCGGGGAGCTGAACTACCGCGGGATGGAGGTCAGCGACGTCGAGGACCGCATCGGGGAGTTCGCGCGCCTCGTGGAGCTCGTCGCGGAGGACGAGATCACGGCGAAGAACGCCGAGGAGGTCGTGCTGCGGGAGATGCTCGACGAGGGCCGCGAGCCCGACGCGGTCGTCGACGAGGAGGGCCTCGGGAAGACCACGGGCGGCGAGGTCGAGGCCGCTGTCGCCGAGGCCATCGAGGAGAACCCCGACGCCGTCGAGGACTACCACGAGGGCGAGGGCGGCGCGCTGAACTTCCTCGTCGGCCAGGTGATGGGGAAAACCGGCGGGAGCGCCGACCCCGGTCAGGTCAACGAGCTGCTGCGCGAGCAGCTGGAGTAG
- a CDS encoding PhzF family phenazine biosynthesis protein, producing MTETRALLVDAFTDEPCAGNAAGVVPAADDLTDGQMQAIADELGASETAFVRESETADRRVRYFTPEEEVDLCGHATIATHAHLFADGAIDAGEHTLETNVGDLDIEVEDDGTVWMTQNPPEIREVDVSYERVAAATGLAEEALRGASDDLPLAVSSTGLPFLVAPVTYLSDLGDASPDFDELVALSEAVDARGVYAFSFDTLDGDSTLHGRAWVPSAGIKEDPVTGTASGATGAYLEHYGAFGGDIADEMTFEQGHFVDRPGRVRVRVQNGDAPRVGGTAVETLDGALQVPPTDEDDILEA from the coding sequence ATGACTGAGACGCGAGCCCTCCTCGTGGACGCGTTCACGGACGAGCCGTGCGCGGGGAACGCGGCCGGCGTGGTACCGGCCGCCGACGACCTGACCGACGGCCAGATGCAGGCGATCGCCGACGAGCTCGGCGCGAGCGAGACGGCGTTCGTCCGGGAGAGCGAGACCGCCGACCGCCGGGTCCGGTACTTCACGCCGGAGGAGGAGGTCGACCTCTGCGGGCACGCGACCATCGCGACCCACGCGCACCTGTTCGCGGACGGCGCCATCGACGCGGGCGAGCACACACTGGAGACGAACGTCGGCGACCTCGACATCGAGGTCGAGGACGACGGCACCGTCTGGATGACGCAGAACCCGCCGGAGATTCGCGAGGTGGACGTGAGCTACGAGCGCGTCGCGGCCGCCACCGGGTTAGCGGAGGAGGCTCTCCGCGGCGCGAGCGACGACCTGCCGCTGGCGGTGTCCTCGACGGGGCTGCCGTTCCTCGTCGCGCCCGTCACCTACCTCTCGGATTTGGGCGACGCGAGCCCGGACTTCGACGAGCTCGTCGCGCTCTCCGAAGCCGTCGACGCCCGCGGCGTGTACGCGTTCTCGTTCGACACGCTGGACGGCGACTCGACGCTCCACGGACGCGCGTGGGTGCCGAGCGCCGGCATCAAGGAGGACCCGGTGACGGGGACCGCGAGCGGCGCGACGGGCGCGTACCTCGAACACTACGGCGCGTTCGGCGGCGACATCGCCGACGAGATGACCTTCGAGCAGGGCCACTTCGTCGACAGACCGGGCCGCGTCCGGGTGCGCGTGCAGAACGGGGACGCGCCGAGAGTCGGCGGCACGGCCGTCGAGACACTCGACGGGGCGCTACAGGTGCCGCCGACCGACGAGGACGACATTCTCGAAGCCTAG
- the mtnP gene encoding S-methyl-5'-thioadenosine phosphorylase: protein MIGFIGGSGIYEALPLNDVREEDVTTPYGEPSAPVTVGEFGDTGTEVAFLPRHGPDHQRSPTNLPYKANIYALKQLGVERILASNAVGSLKEELPPQTLVVPDQIFDRTKHRDSTFFGDGVVVHQPFADPYCPHMVEHLHESAEEATDAETQEGGTYVCIEGPQYSTRAESEFYKSQGWDLVGMTAIPEAKLAREAEMCYATVAGVTDYDVWKQDSEVTLEEVLENAAANEDAIKRTVEHAIETLPEERDCDCGHALEGTVNTPTEAIPEDTRERVDELVGDYL from the coding sequence ATGATAGGATTCATCGGCGGCTCCGGCATCTACGAGGCGCTCCCCCTGAACGACGTCCGCGAGGAGGACGTGACGACGCCGTACGGCGAGCCGAGCGCGCCCGTCACGGTCGGCGAGTTCGGCGACACCGGCACCGAAGTGGCGTTCCTCCCGCGGCACGGCCCCGACCACCAGCGCTCCCCGACGAACCTCCCGTACAAGGCGAACATCTACGCGCTCAAGCAGCTCGGCGTCGAGCGCATCCTCGCGTCGAACGCCGTCGGCAGCCTCAAGGAGGAACTGCCGCCGCAGACGCTCGTCGTCCCGGACCAGATCTTCGACCGCACGAAGCACCGCGACTCCACGTTCTTCGGGGACGGCGTCGTCGTCCACCAGCCGTTCGCGGACCCGTACTGCCCGCACATGGTCGAACATCTCCACGAGTCCGCAGAGGAGGCGACCGACGCCGAAACGCAGGAGGGTGGCACGTACGTCTGTATCGAGGGGCCGCAGTACTCCACGCGCGCGGAGTCGGAGTTCTACAAGTCACAGGGCTGGGACCTCGTCGGCATGACCGCCATCCCGGAGGCCAAACTCGCCCGCGAGGCCGAGATGTGTTACGCGACGGTCGCCGGCGTCACCGACTACGACGTGTGGAAGCAGGACAGCGAGGTCACCCTCGAAGAGGTCCTGGAGAACGCCGCCGCCAACGAGGACGCCATCAAGCGCACCGTCGAACACGCCATCGAGACGCTGCCCGAGGAGCGCGACTGCGACTGCGGCCACGCCCTCGAAGGCACCGTGAACACGCCCACGGAGGCCATCCCCGAGGACACCCGCGAGCGCGTCGACGAGCTCGTCGGCGACTACCTCTGA
- a CDS encoding alpha/beta fold hydrolase, which produces MTPPSDDAPSNRRRRVLQTVATAAAAALAGCSRGGDDAATTAPIETATDQPTTTARTTVSEVAQRERAVELVQSLGAGEYEAAFALLSETVQSQYSASRLQSDWEQTTAELGRFEGISGVTREPAGGYEVLVVQAQFEAGVLCVQVVFEGAAIEGLQFVPLEQAYSPPAYADESAFEERELSLSSPVCDLGATLTVPTDGADTGVVLVHGSGPNDRDGTIGPNKPLKDLAWGLATEGVAVLRYDKRTYACDVGTSELGFDALVVDDALTALSRLRAETDVSSAAVVGHSLGGYAVPRVAERDGDAAAFLLAAPSRPLYEPVPDQLRYLAELDGEVTEAERERIEDAAAAAERLAAGNYGDGGFAWSAEFWRDVADYDPVATATGLDAEAYALQGGRDYQVSPTEDFPAWEDALGEEHTRLYDDLNHLFVPGEGDPNPNEYFRPGSVAEAVVADLAGWLG; this is translated from the coding sequence GTGACACCGCCCTCCGACGACGCCCCGTCGAATCGCCGGCGCCGAGTCCTCCAGACCGTGGCGACGGCGGCGGCCGCCGCGCTCGCGGGCTGTTCGCGTGGCGGCGACGACGCGGCGACGACCGCGCCGATCGAGACGGCGACGGACCAGCCGACCACGACTGCGCGGACGACCGTCAGCGAGGTCGCGCAGCGCGAGAGAGCGGTCGAGCTCGTGCAGTCGCTGGGCGCGGGCGAGTACGAGGCGGCGTTCGCGCTGCTCTCGGAGACCGTCCAGAGCCAGTACTCGGCGTCCCGCCTGCAGTCCGACTGGGAGCAGACGACCGCCGAGCTCGGCCGCTTCGAGGGTATCTCGGGCGTGACGCGGGAGCCCGCGGGCGGCTACGAGGTGCTGGTCGTGCAGGCGCAGTTCGAGGCGGGCGTGCTCTGCGTACAGGTGGTCTTCGAGGGCGCCGCAATCGAGGGGCTGCAGTTCGTCCCCCTGGAGCAGGCGTACTCGCCGCCCGCGTACGCCGACGAGTCCGCGTTCGAGGAGCGCGAACTGTCCCTCAGTTCACCGGTCTGCGACCTCGGGGCGACGCTCACCGTGCCAACGGACGGCGCCGACACCGGGGTCGTGCTCGTGCACGGCTCCGGGCCGAACGACCGCGACGGGACCATCGGTCCGAACAAACCGCTGAAGGACCTCGCGTGGGGGCTGGCGACCGAGGGCGTCGCGGTCCTCCGGTACGACAAGCGCACGTACGCCTGCGACGTGGGGACCAGCGAACTCGGCTTCGACGCGCTCGTCGTCGACGACGCGCTGACCGCGCTCTCCCGGCTGCGCGCGGAGACCGATGTGAGCAGTGCGGCGGTCGTCGGCCATAGCCTCGGCGGGTACGCCGTGCCTCGCGTCGCCGAGCGGGACGGCGACGCGGCGGCCTTCCTGCTCGCGGCGCCGTCGCGGCCGCTGTACGAACCCGTCCCCGACCAGCTTCGCTACCTCGCGGAGCTCGACGGCGAAGTGACCGAGGCCGAGCGGGAGCGCATCGAGGACGCGGCGGCGGCCGCCGAGCGGCTCGCGGCCGGAAACTACGGGGACGGCGGCTTCGCGTGGAGCGCCGAGTTCTGGCGGGACGTCGCCGACTACGACCCGGTGGCGACGGCGACCGGGCTGGACGCCGAGGCGTACGCGCTACAGGGCGGCCGCGACTACCAGGTCAGCCCGACCGAGGACTTCCCCGCGTGGGAGGACGCGCTCGGCGAGGAACACACGCGGCTGTACGACGACCTGAACCACCTGTTCGTCCCGGGCGAAGGCGACCCGAACCCGAACGAGTACTTCCGCCCGGGAAGCGTCGCCGAGGCGGTCGTCGCGGACCTCGCGGGCTGGCTCGGGTAG
- the smc gene encoding chromosome segregation protein SMC has product MYIDEIVLENFKSFAGTTRIPFYEDFTTISGPNGSGKSNIIDAVLFALGLARTSGMRAEKLTDLIYNPSHEGEDEATGPREASVEVVLNNEDGTLSRSQVEAAAGSENVGDVDTITVKRRVKRTDDNYYSYYYLNERSVNLSDIRDLLAQAGVAPEGYNVVMQGDVTGIINMTPGERREIVDEIAGVAEFDAKKADAYEELEVVEERISEADLRIEEKRDRLEQLEDERETALEYQGLRDEKQEYEGYAKAAELEEKRDDLDATRADVAAREDDLDELQEELDERRGTVLRLEEDLEDLNAEIERKGEDEQLEIKREMEEIKGDISRLEDKVEAAEERIEDAESERRQAFVEIDRKQEQIDELEGDIKDLKVEKASVKADIQQRESDLADVEAEIESVDTEFDELKADLAEKKERLEDAKSERNDLQREQDRLLDEAKRRSDAVDEAKSDLEDARDRLPELDATLDDLEDELAKAKRNREQIVEVVEDLKQEKRERQDDLEDVEDDLSAAQEEYARLEAQANQSGDSSYGKAVTTILNSDVDGVHGTVGQLGGVSEQYATACETAAGGRLANVVVDDDGVGQRCIEYLKQRNAGRATMLPITKMRHRSLPSTPDMPGVVDFAYNLVDFDEQYAPIFSYVLGDTLVVENMETARDLMGDYRLVTLSGELVEKSGAMTGGSRSGSRYSFSKSGKGQLERVAERIQRLEDERAEIREDVREIDDRLEDARDRRQDASEQVQSLQNDVEAAESEREDAEERIDELEDRIEELQGEREDVDEQMQEIEADISEKQDEIAALEADIEELEGELADSKIPELTAEKEDIEADIADLEERVDDLDGELNSLQLEKEYAEDAVEDLHDDIEDAQNEKAEQQERIDDLQEQIEAKQDELAEKEAAVAELEEELADLKSEREELKDDLREAKTARDEQANEVEKVENRLESLRKAESRLADEIEDLEEAVGDYDAEEIPDLDEVEENVARLERQMEALEPVNMKAIDEYDDVEADLDDLEDKRATLVEERDGIQERIDHYDEQKKSTFMDAFDAINDQFQRIFSRLSAGTGELELENPEDPFEGGLTMKAQPADKPVQRLDAMSGGEKSLTALAFIFGIQRHNPAPFYALDEVDAFLDAVNADRVGELVDELAADAQFVVVSHRSAMLDRSERAIGVTMQEDNRSVVTGIDLSAQGATADD; this is encoded by the coding sequence ATGTACATCGACGAAATCGTCCTCGAGAACTTCAAGAGCTTCGCCGGGACGACCCGCATCCCGTTCTACGAGGACTTCACGACCATCAGCGGGCCGAACGGCTCCGGGAAGTCGAACATCATCGACGCGGTGCTGTTCGCGCTCGGGCTGGCGCGCACCTCGGGGATGCGCGCGGAGAAGCTCACGGACCTCATCTACAACCCCAGCCACGAGGGCGAAGACGAGGCTACCGGCCCGCGAGAGGCCAGCGTCGAGGTCGTGCTGAACAACGAGGACGGCACGCTCTCCCGCTCGCAGGTGGAGGCCGCCGCGGGCTCGGAGAACGTCGGCGACGTCGACACCATCACCGTCAAGCGCCGCGTGAAGCGCACGGACGACAACTACTACTCCTACTACTACCTGAACGAGCGCTCGGTGAACCTCTCGGACATCCGCGACCTGCTCGCGCAGGCGGGAGTCGCCCCGGAAGGATACAACGTCGTGATGCAGGGCGACGTCACCGGCATCATCAACATGACGCCGGGCGAGCGCCGCGAGATCGTCGACGAGATCGCGGGCGTCGCGGAGTTCGACGCGAAGAAAGCAGACGCCTACGAGGAACTCGAAGTCGTCGAGGAGCGCATCAGCGAGGCGGACCTCCGCATCGAGGAGAAGCGCGACCGCCTCGAACAGCTCGAGGACGAGCGCGAGACGGCCCTCGAGTACCAGGGCCTCCGCGACGAGAAACAGGAGTACGAGGGGTACGCGAAGGCCGCCGAGCTCGAGGAGAAGCGCGACGACCTCGACGCGACGCGCGCGGACGTCGCCGCCCGCGAGGACGACCTCGACGAACTCCAGGAGGAACTGGACGAGCGCCGCGGCACGGTGCTCCGTCTGGAGGAGGACCTCGAGGACCTGAACGCGGAAATCGAGCGGAAGGGCGAGGACGAACAGCTGGAGATCAAGCGCGAGATGGAGGAGATCAAGGGCGACATCTCGCGGCTCGAAGACAAGGTCGAGGCCGCCGAGGAGCGCATCGAGGACGCGGAGAGCGAGCGCCGGCAGGCGTTCGTGGAGATCGACCGCAAGCAGGAGCAGATCGACGAGCTCGAGGGCGACATCAAGGACCTGAAAGTCGAGAAGGCCTCCGTGAAGGCGGACATCCAGCAGCGTGAGTCCGACCTCGCGGACGTGGAAGCCGAAATCGAGTCCGTGGACACGGAGTTCGACGAGCTGAAGGCCGATCTCGCGGAGAAGAAAGAGCGACTTGAGGACGCGAAGAGCGAGCGCAACGACCTCCAGCGCGAGCAGGACCGCCTGCTGGACGAGGCCAAGCGCCGCTCGGACGCCGTCGACGAGGCGAAGTCCGACCTCGAAGACGCCCGCGACAGGCTGCCGGAGCTGGACGCCACGCTCGACGACCTCGAGGACGAGCTCGCGAAGGCGAAGCGGAACCGCGAGCAGATCGTGGAGGTCGTCGAGGACCTCAAGCAGGAGAAGCGCGAGCGCCAGGACGACCTCGAGGACGTCGAGGACGACCTCTCCGCCGCGCAGGAGGAGTACGCGCGCCTGGAAGCGCAGGCGAACCAGTCCGGGGACAGCTCGTACGGGAAGGCCGTCACCACGATTCTGAACAGCGACGTGGACGGCGTCCACGGGACGGTCGGCCAGCTCGGCGGCGTCAGCGAGCAGTACGCGACCGCGTGTGAGACCGCGGCCGGCGGCCGGCTGGCGAACGTCGTGGTGGACGACGACGGCGTCGGCCAGCGCTGCATCGAGTACCTCAAGCAGCGCAACGCCGGCCGCGCGACGATGCTCCCCATCACGAAGATGCGTCACCGGTCGCTGCCGAGCACGCCAGATATGCCGGGCGTGGTGGACTTCGCGTACAACCTCGTGGACTTCGACGAGCAGTACGCGCCGATTTTCTCGTACGTGCTCGGGGACACGCTCGTCGTGGAGAACATGGAGACCGCCCGCGACCTGATGGGCGACTACCGGCTCGTGACGCTCTCGGGCGAACTCGTGGAGAAGTCCGGCGCGATGACCGGCGGGTCCCGCTCTGGCTCGCGGTACTCGTTCTCGAAGTCCGGCAAGGGCCAGCTGGAGCGCGTCGCCGAGCGCATCCAGCGCCTCGAAGACGAGCGCGCCGAGATTCGCGAGGACGTCCGGGAAATCGACGACCGCCTGGAGGACGCCCGGGACCGCCGGCAGGACGCAAGCGAGCAGGTGCAGTCCCTCCAGAACGACGTGGAGGCCGCCGAGAGCGAGCGCGAGGACGCCGAGGAGCGCATCGACGAGCTCGAGGACAGAATCGAGGAGCTACAGGGCGAACGCGAAGACGTCGACGAGCAGATGCAGGAAATCGAAGCCGACATCTCCGAAAAGCAAGACGAGATCGCGGCCCTGGAGGCCGACATCGAGGAGCTTGAGGGCGAGCTCGCGGACTCGAAGATCCCCGAGCTCACGGCCGAGAAGGAGGACATCGAGGCGGACATCGCGGACCTCGAGGAACGCGTGGACGACCTCGACGGCGAGCTGAACAGCCTCCAGCTGGAGAAGGAGTACGCCGAGGACGCCGTCGAGGACCTCCACGACGACATCGAGGACGCGCAGAACGAGAAGGCCGAACAGCAGGAGCGCATCGACGACCTCCAGGAGCAGATCGAGGCCAAGCAGGACGAACTCGCCGAGAAGGAAGCGGCGGTCGCCGAGCTCGAAGAGGAGCTCGCGGACCTCAAGAGCGAACGCGAGGAGCTCAAAGACGACCTCAGGGAGGCGAAGACAGCCCGCGACGAGCAGGCAAACGAGGTCGAGAAGGTCGAGAATCGCCTGGAGAGCCTGCGAAAGGCGGAGTCGCGTCTCGCCGACGAAATCGAGGACCTGGAGGAGGCTGTCGGCGACTACGACGCCGAGGAGATTCCGGACCTCGACGAGGTCGAGGAGAACGTCGCGCGCCTCGAACGCCAGATGGAGGCCCTCGAACCGGTGAACATGAAGGCCATCGACGAGTACGACGACGTCGAGGCCGACCTCGACGACCTGGAGGACAAGCGCGCGACCCTGGTCGAGGAGCGCGACGGCATCCAGGAGCGCATCGACCACTACGACGAGCAGAAGAAGTCGACGTTCATGGACGCCTTCGACGCCATCAACGACCAGTTCCAGCGCATCTTCTCGCGGCTGTCGGCGGGCACCGGCGAACTGGAGCTGGAGAACCCCGAGGACCCCTTCGAGGGCGGACTGACGATGAAAGCCCAGCCCGCGGACAAGCCCGTCCAGCGGCTGGACGCGATGAGCGGCGGGGAGAAGTCCCTGACCGCCCTCGCGTTCATCTTCGGCATCCAGCGGCACAACCCCGCGCCGTTCTACGCGCTCGACGAGGTGGACGCGTTCCTCGACGCCGTCAACGCCGACCGCGTCGGCGAACTCGTCGACGAGCTCGCGGCCGACGCGCAGTTCGTCGTCGTCAGCCACCGGTCGGCGATGCTCGACCGCTCCGAGCGCGCCATCGGCGTGACGATGCAGGAGGACAACCGCAGCGTCGTCACCGGCATCGACCTCTCCGCGCAGGGGGCGACAGCCGATGACTAG
- a CDS encoding phosphoribosyltransferase — protein MSDLPDDFKCTITNWEYIYGLCRDVSDDVKASEFEPDVVVALARGGWFAGRCLCDFLGLDDLTSLKMEHYVGTAQKSGEPEVRYPMPEGSVEDKDVLIIDDIADTGGSIERAHEYVDDREANEIRTATLQLLGTSEYDPDYVGEYLDEWTWVVYPWNFIEDMVDLVSGVMEKDGDGPYTREDIQNLLSSYHDVGRIEMEIAQPDRLDEVLEEMVRRDVLVKAGDAEWKLRVDA, from the coding sequence ATGAGCGACCTCCCGGACGATTTCAAGTGCACTATCACCAACTGGGAGTACATCTACGGTCTCTGTCGCGACGTCAGCGACGACGTCAAGGCCTCCGAGTTCGAGCCCGACGTCGTCGTCGCGCTCGCCCGCGGCGGCTGGTTCGCGGGCCGGTGTCTCTGTGACTTCCTCGGCCTCGACGACCTCACGAGCCTGAAGATGGAACACTACGTCGGCACCGCCCAGAAGTCCGGCGAGCCCGAGGTCCGGTACCCGATGCCGGAGGGCTCCGTCGAGGACAAGGACGTCCTCATCATCGACGACATCGCGGACACCGGCGGCTCTATCGAGCGCGCCCACGAGTACGTCGACGACCGGGAGGCCAACGAGATCCGCACCGCCACCCTCCAGCTGCTGGGTACCAGCGAGTACGACCCCGACTACGTCGGCGAGTACCTCGACGAGTGGACGTGGGTCGTCTACCCGTGGAACTTCATCGAGGACATGGTCGACCTCGTCTCCGGCGTCATGGAGAAGGACGGCGACGGTCCGTACACCCGCGAGGACATCCAGAACCTCCTCTCGTCGTACCACGACGTCGGCCGCATCGAGATGGAGATCGCCCAGCCCGACCGCCTCGACGAAGTCTTAGAGGAGATGGTTCGCCGGGACGTGCTCGTGAAGGCCGGCGACGCCGAGTGGAAGCTCCGCGTCGACGCCTGA
- a CDS encoding ScpA family protein: protein MTSEGERSEPSENTSGEHCDPRASEGADEHSESASERAGSTATREQGERSESADTASDDQQEVRADGGSDDVPLDITGHEDRKAERESESAPDGGLTTADAPAAEETETPDSAAELIAESPADPEPNPDDEVEPVELLVQLAKDGEIEPWDIDIVAVTDKFLEALDEADLRTSGRALFYASVLLRMKSDAMLDDGDDEPEEDEEVERPPWEAPPEEGGRPAYDPVDALESEMDRRLERKHARGNPETLDELVRDLREAERGSWWKESREYDTSDSPQGFRRGVQELDYHSGDEFRMDDEPTAEEALGNAHEEDVEATIEDVRAVLDEKYGGGRTEVLYEEVADAGESRVQTFLALLFLAHRGAVTLEQDDLFGDLWVCENAEADAGAPA, encoded by the coding sequence ATGACTAGCGAGGGCGAGCGGAGCGAGCCCTCGGAGAACACGAGCGGGGAGCACTGCGACCCGCGAGCCAGCGAGGGCGCGGACGAACATAGTGAGTCCGCGAGTGAGCGAGCGGGGAGCACTGCGACCCGCGAGCAGGGCGAGCGAAGCGAGTCCGCGGACACGGCGAGCGACGACCAGCAGGAGGTGCGAGCCGACGGCGGCTCCGACGACGTCCCGCTGGACATCACCGGCCACGAGGACCGTAAAGCCGAGCGCGAGAGCGAGAGCGCGCCCGACGGCGGGCTGACGACTGCCGACGCACCCGCCGCGGAGGAGACCGAGACGCCGGACAGCGCCGCGGAGCTCATCGCGGAGTCGCCGGCCGACCCCGAGCCGAACCCCGACGACGAGGTCGAGCCCGTCGAACTGCTCGTGCAGCTCGCGAAGGACGGCGAGATCGAGCCGTGGGACATCGACATCGTCGCGGTGACGGACAAGTTCCTCGAAGCGCTCGACGAGGCGGACCTGCGGACGTCGGGGCGCGCGCTGTTCTACGCGAGCGTGCTCCTGCGGATGAAGAGCGACGCGATGCTGGACGACGGCGACGACGAGCCCGAAGAGGACGAAGAAGTCGAGCGCCCGCCGTGGGAGGCGCCGCCCGAGGAGGGCGGCCGGCCAGCCTACGACCCCGTGGACGCGCTCGAATCGGAGATGGACCGGCGGCTGGAGCGCAAGCACGCGCGCGGCAACCCGGAGACGCTGGACGAACTCGTCCGCGACCTCCGGGAGGCCGAGCGCGGGTCGTGGTGGAAGGAGTCCCGCGAGTACGACACGTCCGACTCCCCGCAGGGGTTCCGGCGCGGCGTCCAGGAGCTGGACTACCACTCCGGGGACGAGTTCCGGATGGACGACGAGCCGACCGCCGAGGAGGCGCTCGGGAACGCCCACGAGGAGGACGTCGAGGCGACCATCGAGGACGTCCGGGCGGTCCTCGACGAGAAGTACGGCGGCGGCCGCACGGAAGTCCTCTACGAGGAGGTCGCGGACGCCGGCGAGTCGCGCGTGCAGACGTTCCTCGCCCTGCTCTTCCTCGCGCACCGCGGCGCGGTCACGCTCGAACAGGACGACCTGTTCGGCGACCTCTGGGTCTGCGAGAACGCGGAAGCGGACGCCGGAGCGCCGGCGTAG